The Cryptomeria japonica unplaced genomic scaffold, Sugi_1.0 HiC_scaffold_28, whole genome shotgun sequence DNA window ACTTTTAGGGTCCTATTTCCAAAAGTCCTCTATGATCTCTAGGTTGAATTACGTTAACTTGAATCTTAGGAGGTTCAAGATTTGCTTCCCATTTTTTTTATTGTACTCCCATCCAAATAGAAGTGGATCTAAAATAAAGAACGTTTCCTTTTTAAAAACTCCATACATATTGAGTAATATTGCTAAGTTATTGAAAAAATTCTATGGATAACAATCTATCTATGAGAAATTTGGTAAGCCGAAAGGGTTACTCATAATTGTGCAATATTATCATTGTATGTTGTTGTCTAAGGAACGAGTCCAAAAAACTAAAAAGTATTAGTAGATTTTGGAGATTGCATGTGTCCAAACCGAATCTATGGTCATCTTTAGCAAGTCCATGAAATTTCGTATGTAGGCTGATTGCAAAAATACTAGGCAAAAAGTGGcattttaataaatgattaaatatataAGAAAGAAAGAGTACTTAAGAAATTATTGTCCAATAAAATTGGCTATTTGATATTGTATTATAGTTTCCTTGGATTATACATAATTGATTTCAAGGATTTGGTATTGAGCTCATGTAAAGCTCCTAACTTAAAATCATACACTTGTCATTCACGATTTAAtcaaaaaatgaaatcaagaataaaaaatgcatcctttatattttgttgatagttgataagattgattggtaaAGAAGGAAGCTCAATATTTTCACCATCACAATTTAGTTCCTTATCAAGAAAGCTAACTTGATTCTTTGTAGTCCCTTATGTCTTCTTCAAGCTCTCATAAATTAAATGCAATGCCTCCCCATCATGGGGAAGTTGCGGCATTACCATAGTAGCCTCCACAATAATTGTCACATCCCTAGACAATCATTGTTTTAGAATTATAATGTGTTGGATGTATACTTGTATAATCTTAAAGTATGGGTGCAATTGAGCGACAATAAAATGTGCTAGTGTAGAGCTATATACCTAGAAACCAAATATTTGGTAATCTCATAATTATAGATAGTATGGCATGCATACATGCAATCCTCAACTAAAGTTCTCggtagatttagatagcactagaaCATTCATATTGTCACTAATTCTGAGGATTAGAGAAAGATTTGAGAACTTACCCTTGTTGactatttttacaaattttgtatGAAGGTATTTTGGGCTACAACAGAGCTGAGGCGTATTATCTCTTGTTTAATAGCAATGTTCATAATTAAAATCAATACTGATTTACGCGTACTTTTATTATCTATCAGATTACTGATGACACGTGATTGTTTTCTATGACAATCAAAAGCTAATTTGTATCATCCACAGCTATGAACTCCTGCATAGTTGATTTCATTTCACGCTAAAGGTTAAGCTTTGAAGTTAAATTAATTCAATAATGAATGTGACAACATGTTAAATATATACATCCAGATAAAAAGAATAATTCAATAACCAACACAGTTGTGGTGACATTGCGGCGCAGAACGTTGGACGTTGATGTCATCTGGAGTTGAGTGAGACATGAATTATTCCTCTTCTGATGGCTGCGTCCATTTGCCATCTGGACCTTTAACGAGGCCCTTGTTCTGTTCCTGCCACCATTTTGGAGGAATTTCATATTTCTCGCGCAATAAATCACAGCTCTTATTAACCAGAGCATGATCTCTTCCACTCCAAGAAAACGGCTGCTTACTTCCAACATACCCGTCCAGTAAATGCAAGTAAAGCTCTAAATTATGAAAGTAGGCAAGATTATGGGTGTGCTGAATGAATGGAGAATTGTTGTGTAAAGGAAGCTCGAAGCCAACATGAAAGTATGTCCACGGAAGCCAATGCAGCAATTTGCTGAGGCATCCCACGTTCTCGTTCATACAAACTCCGGGCACTTTGGGAACCACGTCACGCTTGTTCACAAACCTCAGCACTTTCACTCCAATCTCCTCCACCCGTTTAGCAAACGCAAGATTTCCCACCCGGGGAGAGGCAAAAGCGAAGACGGTGACGGGAATTTGATGAAAATTATGCTTGGTGCAAAGCATTTGTTTGATATCATAAGCGCTCAAGGTTGCAAGAGCAGCTCCTAAGCTGTGTCCCGTAAATGTTATGCTTAAATTGTCCATCTCTTTTTCATAAACTTGAATCAATCGTTCTATCTCTGAGACTACCAAATCTCTGGTGCTGATGTTCACAGTGGCTCCTGCAGCGCCTTGACGGTGACGGACAGTTGAAGTATAGCAGCTCAGGAATCCTCTCTCAATTAGTACTCCATCCGCGAAATGATGCTCTTGGTTTTTGCCTGTCCTCTTGCATCTATAGGATAATCTTGTAGGTACAAGAATATCTCTCAGGTCTTCTATCCATTCTTCAGCAGTCTGAGTTCCTCTCCATGCAATCACTATGTCTCGTCGTCCAAGCCTTCTTATCTCATTTGGATCCGTGCAAACTGCAATAAAACCCAACCAAACACCTTGGTCTTTTGGTTTCTCACCAAAAACTTGATTTAACAGATTAGTATTGGCGTAAACATATTTAGTGACTTGGTAGCCACTTTCAGACATGCCCATCTTATTGAACAGATCTCTTTTACTGTGATAACATGTGCCGTAGTTTTTGGAGTAGCTTTTGCCATCAAATGCGTCGTAACAAAGCTGTGCCAAATTCCCATATCTGAGAGCTTCAGCTTTCAAATTGGGCACCATGGGATCAAGCAAACCATTCCAATTATGGgcaccttgtatatctctccataCGTCACATAGCTGAGGCTGCGTTGAGTTAGTTTGGGAACTGGGTAATAATACAGCATTATCTTCAAGCTGGGGCAATGGAAATACGGCCATTGATTGACTGATAGAAATTAAGGAATCAATCAAATAATTGTGTCTGATTTCTGGGATGTCAAACAATGATCGGCCAGACAAAGCGTTCGAGGATGAATACAAGGTTTAAGACGAGCACCTTATAAATAGAAAATCACGCACTACAATAGCAGACAATCACGCACTACAATAGCAGACAAAGTAGAATTTCAATCTTCCAACCTGAACTTCTTCTTGTTGACGAGAATTGGGCATATAAGGCTTTGACTTCCCTTGTTCTTCCCGCGTTGTTGTTTTCAAACCTAACGTTCAGACACTAGATTAATACTACAGTATTTATTCAAAGACTATAATCAGAAGGTGTCAAGCTCCCCCACACAGATTGCAATATATTTTTTCAGCCGCCTTCACATCATGTATCTCGTGAATTTCCATCGCCACACTCAGATTGTCTGGCCAGGGGTTCCTAACTTTCAAATTAGCAAAACCCATGACCGCTATTTCTTTGTATCAATGCAAACTGCGCATTTTCtaacattttaatatttaaaaggaaAGATCATAAATTTGTGTGTTAAGATCTTGTTTAGGTATAAAACTGGTATCAAAAAGTTTGACAGGGATTTCCTAATTTTCTTGAATGTAAAAGTGAACATTTTTCAAAGGGGCATTTGTAACTTGGGTAAGAACAAGCTATAAATAAACCGACAGAAATGTTGTTTATGTCAAGGTGTGGAAAGTAATTAAGGATGGACTCAGATCATGCGTGGTTTTAAGATAGACACATCTCACATGACACATGATATAAAAAAGATCCTTTTCGCTCCATTTTATCTAGGTTGATGtcaaattttgtgattttatatgttgaaatcacatattttgattgtggtgttttatgttttaaaaaacatgtctatgtttggatatctgtgtttacatttattgatgaagtatttgagATATTTATAAGAGAACTCCATTAATTCAGTTTTATATCTTCCTACACATCTATTATTCGTTAACCCAACTCTAGATTAGGATTTtctaaaaaaatgtgaaaaaatatcTAACTAATTCAAGTCAAGTGTTAACCTTGTATCATTTGTCActttctttataatttttaaaatctttgtGAGCTTAAAATCTCATGTCCTTGTGTATATAAACTAGTTTGGAGGGCTAAAATTGCAACAAGTTTTACATAGTGGGTCCAAGAATTTGCTAATTTACACAAAATTGATCGACAATTGTtagaaaatcaatcaaacattgtggctCACCTTGAATTGCGAATAATATGGCAACTATATTTGATGGGTAGAAGTGTAGATCCCTTAGGGATTTGTATTGACTTTATGgaatcattgtattttttttctaagtgtatccTTTTGCTTGTGAAATCCAATAGAGAGGTCTGTTTTAAAATCAATTTGTTGATCGATGGTCATCCCCAAACTTGCCATACTTAATACTTGCAAATGTGGTTGCAACTTTAGGTTTCCATCACCGATCATCTTGATTGCATTTTCAATCAAATAATTCATTTCCGCGGGATAGTAAATTATTCCTATAAAAATTGAAATACATATGAAAACTATTACGCAATGAATGTAAACTATAAAACTTTACCTTATGAAGCAGACATTGCAAATGAAGTTGAAACAATAATACCTATTTAACCATGTATAATTAATGTTGAAGATACAACATAGTTGTTTCCAAGATGAATTAATTTTTTGAAGTGTAATACATTTAGATAGGTTAAACATATTTTTTGAATAATACATGTCAATTTTCTTGTTTTGATGTTTTACAACAAGATAATGTCTTATGGAAGTTTACACTCTACATAATTAGAAAGAATGAATGGTGGTGAGTAAAAAGGGATACAAAATATGAGCAATATTCTATACGACTTGTAAAATGCCAATAATCtaaaaataacatttatttttacaaacataaatataaatgtGGATTAGAATGAGTGAATTAAAGATTTTTTAGTTATTACTAAGCTAAAAAATTATAATGAATTTATGTAAAATGGTAATAATTATTGATATAAACATATAGTTCCTATTATTGGTTTAGTTATGATTGATTAAAGCAAGATAGGCCTGGACCTCTTACATAACCACTATAAAGAAGCTACTTGAAGACAGAGGACCAGAGGAGGTCATACGGGCCCCACTAGGTAAGGTTGAAGCCAAATGAAACTTATAAAGTCTTAGAATTAAACCCTGGTGAAGAGGGAGAGTGTTCTTGGAAACCACCGACTGAGATAAGGAGGAgcaaatccataattttttttaaaatttagctcCTATTATTGGTGTAGTAAAAATATTAGTTAGAACTTTTATTATGTGCCAACAATTGTAAGTAATTCAAATGAAATGTGGGACGTAAtttgcaattaattaattattgctaGTAGGTATGATCACTTGTAAATACATCTATCACTAATTGTTGGAGAACAgtaatagaaatttaaaataggaagcaactcaagaaaagaccaaaaacttgaaatataaaaaataaagttattatattttattaatgtaagCAGCTAGAGAGGTGGGAATGGCGGGAACAACTGGAGTGACTGGTTTGAATTCGAATGGAGCAGGAGCAGGAGCGGGAAGATTGGGTGATGAAGGTTTCGGAGGCTCCCACGTGATGTAATCCATGGGAGAAACAAAACCTAAAGCTTCTGATGGCAGTCTCAACGGGTTTTGGGATGGGGACACCTTGCCGGTACCAACAAAAGAAAAAACTGACTTTACTGTTTTACCTTGTGGTGGGGAGGGTCCCAGAAAGTTTGTGGAGAATCTTAGGAAACCGGGATCTCTAGACTGCAACAGAAAATGGTCTACTTTATTTGGGTCAAACCTCAAATGCAAGGCTATTGCGCCTCTTCCCCATAAAGTGGACCTGAAGTTTGGCTCTTGTTCAATTTCTATTCCAGATTGTATCGTGGAAAAGAATATGGCTAATCTGACCCCTATCCTGGTTGGCAAGTTTATTGGCCCTCGACCTAATATTGAAGCTGTTAGGGATTCGGTGTCTCGTAAATGGAAGGGAAAGGGTCAAATTGATGTGGTTTCCATGTCTAATggttttttctccttctcctttgccTGTGAGGAGGACCTTCGATCTTTCTTAGCGGGTGGTCCCTGGATGTTAGGCAAATCATCGTTGGCTCTCAAGAAATGGGAACTAGGCTTTAACCCAAAGGAATGGGAATGTAATGAGGCCCCTATTTGGGTGCGGCTACcaaattttcctatggagttctagGGTGAAGAAATCTTTGCTGGGATTGTTGGATGCTTTGGTGAGCTCCTTTCAGTTGACCCAGTGACCTCTGCGAAGACGCGTCTAGTGTATGCTAGAATCTGTGTGAATGTTAAACAATCTGCTAATTTGCCAAAGGAGATTGGCCCCTTCTCTAAGCTGGGCAAATGGGTTTAGAAAGTCgagtatgaatctattccctttacttgtttccattgtaaaaaagttggtCATTGGGCCAGGGAATGCCCTTCTAAGCCTATGCCtaagaggagttggaagaagaaaaatgagacaaagggggtGGATTTGGTGGAGTCTCCGTCCTTAGATCCCACTCCATGTATGGATGGAATGAATAATATCCCATGTGTTCAGGTTGGTCCAGATCCAAATCCTTCAAACCTAGATCCCTTGAATGAGGGGGGGGGGATGCAGGGGGAAGTTTGAAGCCCGAGGAGATTTCTAATGGGGATAAGTCTATGACGGAGGTTCATAGGGTTAAGGATCCTTGCATCCACCTTGTTGTTGATGTTGGGAATTTATTGGATTCAAACATTACTGACGATGTGACCCAGGATGATGATAATCCAAATCTGTTTATTGAGGTAAAAACTAAGCACAAAAAAAGGAACTCCCCAAATGGTCATTTATTAACACTGGTTTCTAGTGGTGTTAAGACTAGAAACAAACAAAAGGTGGATTGTGGATCTGATTTGAGGGTAGTGGGGAGGCCTCCCAATGCGATTAGTAGAGACAACAATAGTCAGTATTCCATTGTTTATGGAGTCCAAATAACACTACAAGACATGGGGATTGGTTCCCCCCATCTAGTCAAATGAAAgtcatttcatggaatattaggggattGAATCATTCCCACAAACATGATCTTCTATCCAACCTAGTTAGAGATCACAAGCTAGATATATtcttgttcaagaaaccaaaatgcctGGTTGTAGAGTGGAAAAGATCAAATTGGTTATTTTTAGAGATTGTGGAACTAGTTGTGCTAATGCTAATGGGGCTTATGGTGGTACTGCCACTTTGTGCAATCCTAGATGGCTTTTGGGTAAGGTTGTCTTtacttctcctaatcacattgccACTAGATTTACTAGTCTATCTGATGGATCATCTTGGATCATTTCTAATATCTATGGTCCAAATGGGAAAAACGCTATAAAAATGCTCGGGTCCTGTATTATTAATGCTAGAATGGCTTTCCCAAATGGGAAATGGATTCTAttgggggattttaataccccaTTATCTAGTATGGAAAAGGCTGATGGGATGCTTGTTTTGGAAGAAAGTAGGGAGGACTTGGTGGATATGATTAACTCTCTGTGTTTGTTAGACATTAATCTCCTTGGAGCTAAATTCACTTGTTCCAACAGAAGAAGTGGGGGGGGCCTCATCCAAGTCAGACTGGACAGAGGTATTATTTCTCCTGAGTGGATTCATAATGCTTCTTGTAGATTAAATGTGTTGTCCAGAATTGGGTCTAATCATTTCCCGATTTTTCTGATTATATCCCCTTTAACTGGGAGGAAGGCCTTCCCCTTAaggtttgagaagatgtggcttTTAGCTCTGGATATTTATGACAATATTTCTAAATGGTGGAATGTTGACATTCAGGGAACTGCAATGTTTAGAGTGGCTAATAAACTAGCCAATATTATTTCCAATATCCAACTTTGGAATAAAGTTTCCTTCAGCAATATTTTTTAGATAAAAGAAAACCTTAAGAAAGATTTGGATGATGTACAGTCTCAGATTCAAGATGTGGGGTATGATCCTATGgttatggataaagaagttgagttACTTACCAAGATTCATGATATCATCTCTAAGGAGGAGGAATTCTGGAATCAAAGGTCCAAAGATTTATGGCTCAAATCTGGTCACAAAAACATGAAGTTTTTTCATATGACTATCCTCAAACATAGGGCCTCaaacaaaatcaataaaattttagtgGATCATGGCTGGATTGATAAGCATGAGGAGTTAAACTAGGAAGCCATTATATATTTTTCCACTCTTCTTTCGGATGATGGCTGTCAGGATGTTAATGCTCAAGATGAGATCCTGTCGAAGTTTAGATGTACTGTTTCCCAAGACATGAATAAGGAGCTAACCATAATCCCATCTCATGATGAGGTTAGAGCTGCAGACTTTTCCTGTGAAGGTAATAAAGTTCTTGGCCCTgacggtttccctatgtttttcaaactTTTTGGCAGATTATTGGTTCGAATGTTGTGGATGCTGCTAGAGAGTTCTTTGGTTCCTGATCTCTTCTTAAGGAACTAAATGCTACCTTTTTTTGTCCTGATCCCTAAGAAACCTGATGCCTATTCCTTTCAGGactttagacccattagtttatgtaACTCGATCTATAAAATCTTTACCAAGATCATTGTGTTTAGGCTTAAAAATTTGCTGCATTCTTTGATTTCGAAGCATCAGAATGGTTTCGTACCtggtagacagattttggattctattattgttgtccatgagaatatccattctttaAGAAATCGGGCTTCTTGTTGAAGTTGGATCTTCTCAAATCTTATGATCAGGTCAATTGGATTTTTTTGTTTAAAGTGCTTCAATCCTTTGGTTTTGGTAACCATTTCATCTAGCTTGTCAATCAGTGTGTTACCACTCCCAAATTTTAGGTTTTGGTCAATGGTTCGATGTCTGTTTGTTTTTGGCGTCATGGggtattagacaaggggatcctctctccccgttTCTCTTTATTCTGATGAGTGAAGCTTTTGAAAAAACTATCCAGAGAGATGTTAGGAAGAGCAATTTGAGGGGTTTACAACCTTCTTCCCAAGCTACTATTTGCTCCCAccatcaatttgttgatgatacactaCTGATGGGGGAAAGTTTGATTAAAGAAGCAAATACTATTAAAGCTATCCTAGATACTTATGAGAAAGGATCGGGGAAAAAAGTCAGTCTGTCTAAAAGCTCCATTTTCTTCATGAATACTTCTGagaatagaaaaatgaagattGCCAATATTTTGGGCTGCAAAATGGGTGTTCTCCCTTATTCATATTTGGGTCTGCCCTTGTGTGTGGGACCTACCTCGGACTCCTTCTGGTCTAGTCTGATTGATAGATTTCAAATGaagctggctggttggaaaggagctttGTTAAGCCAAGCGGGTAAACTTCAATTAATTAAGGCTTTTCTTCAGAACCTTCCCGTGTATGCTATGAGTCTATTTAAAATCCTggccaaatttgctgatagaatgaAAGTATACAAAAGAAATTGCTTTGGTGAGGTTCTAAATCCAAGAGTAGGCTTCATTTGTTCACCTGGGATCAGGTTTGTTTGCCTAGAAATAGAGGAGGCCTGGATATCAGACATCTAAGAGACTTTAATAGAGCTTTAATGGCTAAGTAGCTATGGAGATGTTTAAAGGAGAACAATGAATTGATCGATATTTTCAAGGACTAATACCAAATTCATGATTTCCAAAGAATGTTGGAAAATTATTCCCTCCCGACTTCTGTCTCTCATATTTGGAATAATTTCTTCAGATCCTCTTTCATTATTTCTCACGGAAGCCGATGGGTTCTAGAAAATGGTAGAAATATAaggttttgggatgattggtggacAGGAGAGGGGCCTTTGTCTAATTCAGTGTGGGCTTCAtaattcaaagagaaatgcattaatctCATTGCAACTTGGGTTGCAGATTATATGAGTAATGGAGTTTGGGTGGACCTTAGAACCTTGGATGCTTCTTTGGCTGCTTTGTACTCTTGGCTGAACCTGATCATCATTCCATCCTCTGGTGGAAGATGTGGCTATATGGAATGGTTCTACCTCGGGGCATTTTTTGGTGACAGATGCTTTCTGAATCATCACCAAGTCTTTTTCTCCTCCCCCCTTTTGGGCTAGAGCTTGGAATAAACTCtcaattcctaaagttaatatattCTTCTGGTTATTCATGCAAaataagatctct harbors:
- the LOC131861592 gene encoding phospholipase A1-Igamma1, chloroplastic-like, which codes for MAVFPLPQLEDNAVLLPSSQTNSTQPQLCDVWRDIQGAHNWNGLLDPMVPNLKAEALRYGNLAQLCYDAFDGKSYSKNYGTCYHSKRDLFNKMGMSESGYQVTKYVYANTNLLNQVFGEKPKDQGVWLGFIAVCTDPNEIRRLGRRDIVIAWRGTQTAEEWIEDLRDILVPTRLSYRCKRTGKNQEHHFADGVLIERGFLSCYTSTVRHRQGAAGATVNISTRDLVVSEIERLIQVYEKEMDNLSITFTGHSLGAALATLSAYDIKQMLCTKHNFHQIPVTVFAFASPRVGNLAFAKRVEEIGVKVLRFVNKRDVVPKVPGVCMNENVGCLSKLLHWLPWTYFHVGFELPLHNNSPFIQHTHNLAYFHNLELYLHLLDGYVGSKQPFSWSGRDHALVNKSCDLLREKYEIPPKWWQEQNKGLVKGPDGKWTQPSEEE